Part of the Candidatus Hydrogenedentota bacterium genome, AGGGGCGGCGCATCGGCACCGGCACCTATGAGGCCGCGGCCATTTTCGACGTGAACAACGACGGGGTCCTGGACCTCTTCTCCGGCGGGTTCTGGTATCCGGGGCCGGACTTCTCCCGCGCGGTGAAGGCCTGCGAGCCCATGTACCAGGACACCTACTACGACGACTTCTCGAACTACCCCATGGACGTGAACGGCGACGGCTACCTGGACATCGTCACCGGTGGATGGTGGGGCATGAACCTCTCCTGGCGCGAGAACCCCAAGGGCGCGGAGACGGAGTGGACCACCCACCTCGTGGCCGAAGTGGGGAATGTCGAGCGTGCGGTCTTTTGGGACCTCGACGGCGACGGCGTGGTCGAGGTGATGCCCGTGACCAATCCGGTCCACATCTTCCGGCTGAAGCGCGGCGCGGACGGAAAAGGCGCGGGCGGCTTCGAGCAGTTCACCGTCGCCGTCAAGGGCGGCGGCGGCCACGGCGCGGGCGCCGGGGACGTGAACGGCGACGGCCGGCCCGACCTCATCTTCTCCAACGGCTGGTTCGAGGCGCCAAAGGACACCTGGGACATGAACGCCTGGGTGTGGCACGCCGAGTTCGACGCGCCCATGGCCAGCGTGCCCATGCTCGTCCACGACGTGGACGGCGACGGACTGGCGGACCTGATTGTGGGCGAGGGCCACAACTACGGCCTCTACTGGCTGAAGCAGGGCAAGGGCGCCGAGGGCAAACGCACCTGGGCCAAGAACGACATCGAGACCAGGCGCTCCCAGTTCCACGACCTGCAACTGCACGACATGGACAACGACGGGAAACTGGACCTCGTGACGGGCAAGCGCTACTACGCGCACAACGGCCACGATCCCGGCGCTAACGACCCCGTCGGCCTCTACTACTACAAGATGGACGGCGGAAAATTCGAGCGGGTCACCGTGGACTACGGCCCCGCCGACAAGCACAGCGGCGCGGGCATCTACTTCTGGGTCGAGGATGTGGACGGCAACGGCTGGAAGGACATCCTCGCCCCCGGCAAGGAGGGCTTGTACCTCTTCCTGAATCAGGGCCCGGCGGAAAACGCCGCACCCTAATTGATTTCAGATGCGGTCCGGGGCGCTTCCGTCCTGCGGCGACGGGCGCAGTTCCGGGCTGTGGGTGGGTGTCGCTGTTGGTGTTGTCCATTTTTGTCCATGCTGTCCATATTGTCCATGGACGCTATGGACCGGATGGACCGAATGGATGGAGAAAAGAAGCCCATGCGCCGTATGCCGGGGTTATCGGGCTGTCCCTGTCCTCATTCGTCCTTGGCGGCGAGCCCCAGCGCGCGGTAGCTCTCATACAGCGCTTGGGCTGTAGGCTTTGACGCGGGTCGGATGTATTCCTGATAGCCCCAGGTGATGGCCGTGTCGGTGAACGCCCCGGCGAACTGGAGCTTGTCCTTGAGCTTTTCCGCCGGGACACCGCGCCAGTACGGAACCGTTTTGGGGTCGTTGACGTGGGTTTTCGCGCCGAAGCGCGCCGTGTAGTCCTCCGGCGAGGCGACCAGCAGTTCGCCGGTCTCGACATTGGCCCAGAGGGCCGCGCCCGCCGCGTCACAGGCGGCTTTCATGGCGGCGAAAAAGGGCCTGCGGTCTTCCAGCGTGTAATACGACAGGTGCTCGCCGCTGTCCTGGAGCGCCACAATGTCCACGGGCGCTTGGCGCAGCATGCCGGTCCAAAATTCCTGATACTCTTCCGGGGCCGCCCAGCGGAAATCGCCGAGCACCCCCGCCTGGTCGAGGATGAAAAACGGCGAGATCATCACGGGCTTGTCCAGGGCCGCCTTGCAGCGCAACGCCACCTCGCGGTAGAGCGTCCGGATCAGGTCCGCCTCCCGGTCCCAGAACACGTACAACTCATAGGGCACGTACCACCCATGGAACGAGGGACGGCCGCCATAGAGTCGGGCGATGTTCCGGATGGTCACTTCGGCGCGGGCAATCTCCGGCGCCGGGTCGTCCAGGGTCCACCAGTCCGGCGTGAAGAGGGTGTTGATGAAAACCCGCAGGCTCCGGCGGTCCGCCTCGTCAAAGAACCCCTTCAGCGGATCGGCGTCCGCGCCCTCCGGCGTTTCCGGCATGGCATCATTGACGAACGGGGCGGAGACGACCAGCAGGTCCATGCCCAGCGCCTGGAACTGGTCCAGTTCCTCCCGCCACGACTCCGGCGTGCGCCGCGCATCCGCCGCCGACATCCACCAGAACGCGCCCGCCAGTCGCGCCGGGGGGGCGTCCGCGGACGCGGCAGTATGTGCAAGCGCAAGGGCACAGCAGCACAAGGTGAGCAGGCGTGGCAGGTTCAACGTCATGCCTCCGTGGGTGGCTGTTGGGCTGTCCGGACGAAAACGGACTCGCAGTGTCCAAGTATGGGGTTTGGGGCGCGCCGCGTCAAACAGGAATGCCCCCCGGCAGGGCAAGCGCGTCTAATATTGCCGCATTCCATTGTTCTATGCATGCGCAATTGCCCCTTTCCCCGCCCTCCCGGTTTTTTCTTGCTCTTGCTCTTTATCTTGCTCTTGCTCTAATCCTGTTTCAGCGGAGGCCGCAATAAGTCCTTTGACCCAAGGAAACATACAGCGCATCAAAACGCATGGAGTTTCCCGCAGTGAAAATGCAGTCCAAGGGGTTCGTGCGCATGTCGGCAGGATGGAGAGGGGTGGCGGGGCGCGAAAGACCAGCATCATTTGGAGGTTTTGAGCAAGAGCAAGATAATGAGCAAGAGCAAGAGAAGACGACCACATCAACCGGCCAGTGGGTCACATCACTGCAACTTTGCCGAGTTTACCCAGCCCCCCCCGGTCTTCCCGCAAAAGAAACAGGGCGCAGCCGCGATTACCGCAACTGCGCCCTGAGAGTTTCTGGTGGAGCAGTGGGGGATCGAACCCCAGACCTCCGCATTGCGAACCGAATTTATATCTATAACCCATAAATAGGACAGTTCTATAAACCCTTGAAAACATTGGCCGGAACCGATTCAACTTTCACGGGGAGTATAGCCCAAATAACGCTGAATTGCAAGAGATTTTAACCGTTTTTGTGTAGCCTACACAGTGGGGGTGATGCGCCTGCCAGGGGTTTTGTGGGAGGGAAACTATAAGGGCATTACAGATAGCACAAAAAAAATAACCTCGCCTACTACACAATTTATGGCCGGGTCGGCGGTTAACAATGGCCGGTTTACAGCAGCCCGCGGCGGGGGATGGCGAACAGTGGCGGGCGAACACCCCGGAGGGCCTCAGGCGCGACAAAAGGGGCAGGGGCGCATGAACACACCCCCGCCCGGTATCGGCCCGTACAGGTCAACGTGGCGCGTTTTTCGGCGCGGCCTTGCCCACGGGGAAAGTCTTCTGGCAGTCGCGATTGATGCAGCGCCTGATTAGGCGCCCGTCGGGGGCCACCTCGGGTGTGTAGCAGCTTGCGCTCCCGCACCTCGGGCAGGGCGCCCACGCGGGGCGCGGTTTGGGTTTTAGGGTGTTCGCCTCGGGTTTGGTGTTCATAATTTGCCCTCCATTGGGGGTTGCTCTGGGTTTTGTCATCGTGCGCCGTAGGCCTCCGGGCCGATTTTCCCGGACAAGATGCCCTCAAGCTCTTCGCCGAATCCGTCGAAACATTCCAGCAGGATTTTCGCGTAATCCGCGCCGTCCGGCCCCGCGTTCCGCATGGTTCGCAGTGACCTATTGAACCTTGCAGAGTGTGCCAGTATCGCGCCGTTAACGGCCTCTTTTGGGATCAGGTCGCCCCTCGCTTTGGCCAGCAGTAATTCCGCCTTGTCGGCGTCGGCCTTGGTTTTCCGTGTGCGCTGCCGCCTCAGTTCCTCCGCGCTGTCGCGGCGCTCAGGGGTTGCCAGCCGCTTGGATACCGCCGCCTCGGAAATGCCCAGCACCCGCGCCGCGCCACGCTGCCCGTGTTGCCGGACGGCGGCCTCTAGGTCGTTGTCGGATACTCTTTTTCGTGCCATTGGATGTGCTCCTCAGTTAAGAAACCAAAAATATACGTATGCAAAAAGTTTGCGTAATTTTGGTTTTTCCCACGTCGGTGGAATATCGTTTTATAGTACCTTGCGTTTTTTCTGGCATAGGATTATATCTTCAATCCTTATAACATTATGCCGGGGGCGGGGTGAAACCTAGCGAAAGCCCCACCCCCGGCGGGTCGGCCCGTTGCGCAGCCGTGAATCAGCGCGGGCCGGGAGTGTCATGAGTAGATTTTCAGCAGTTCCGCGACGGCGTAGGCGGCCTGCGTCAACGTGGGCGGAAGCGCGGCTCCACCGAGGGGCAACGCGCCCTCGAAGGCGGTGCGCTCTGACAGGTGACGCGCCACGAGTGTAACCTCTGCGGACAATGCGCGTGTGTGTCCGCCGTCCATGAGAAACGCCTCCCTCGCTTTGATTAGTGACTCGTGCGCTTGCCGGAGTAGGGCCACGGCCTCGCCGGTTGCTTTCGTGGTAGCCTCGCGGTCTAGTCGTCGGGCCTCGGAGGGGGCGGGCGCGTTGCTTTTCAGTTCGCGGCGAAGCGCGGCGGTTAGGGTTTCTTCCAGCGTCGTGCGCTGGCGTTGCAGCGCGGCCACGCGGGCTTGTGCGGATTCCTTCGCCTGCCACATGGTGGCGGAATCGCCCTGCGAACACGCGGCGGCCTCGAAGGCCTCTGCGGCCTCTTGGGCGCCGCGCTGTGCCTCGGTCAGGTCGCGGACTACCTCGGCCAGCCGTCCGGCCAGTTGATGGGCTTCGGCGGGC contains:
- a CDS encoding VCBS repeat-containing protein: MIAGAATAAEPCRFEGRRIGTGTYEAAAIFDVNNDGVLDLFSGGFWYPGPDFSRAVKACEPMYQDTYYDDFSNYPMDVNGDGYLDIVTGGWWGMNLSWRENPKGAETEWTTHLVAEVGNVERAVFWDLDGDGVVEVMPVTNPVHIFRLKRGADGKGAGGFEQFTVAVKGGGGHGAGAGDVNGDGRPDLIFSNGWFEAPKDTWDMNAWVWHAEFDAPMASVPMLVHDVDGDGLADLIVGEGHNYGLYWLKQGKGAEGKRTWAKNDIETRRSQFHDLQLHDMDNDGKLDLVTGKRYYAHNGHDPGANDPVGLYYYKMDGGKFERVTVDYGPADKHSGAGIYFWVEDVDGNGWKDILAPGKEGLYLFLNQGPAENAAP
- a CDS encoding DUF4434 domain-containing protein; amino-acid sequence: MNLPRLLTLCCCALALAHTAASADAPPARLAGAFWWMSAADARRTPESWREELDQFQALGMDLLVVSAPFVNDAMPETPEGADADPLKGFFDEADRRSLRVFINTLFTPDWWTLDDPAPEIARAEVTIRNIARLYGGRPSFHGWYVPYELYVFWDREADLIRTLYREVALRCKAALDKPVMISPFFILDQAGVLGDFRWAAPEEYQEFWTGMLRQAPVDIVALQDSGEHLSYYTLEDRRPFFAAMKAACDAAGAALWANVETGELLVASPEDYTARFGAKTHVNDPKTVPYWRGVPAEKLKDKLQFAGAFTDTAITWGYQEYIRPASKPTAQALYESYRALGLAAKDE